Within the Acidobacteriota bacterium genome, the region ACAGGGTCGGGGCGAGGGTTTTACCTTGAATATCCCGCTCCGGGCCGGAAAGACCGGAGCCGACTACACGGCCATTCTCCAAAACATCCTTCGTCCCGCGGCGGACCGCTTCAAACCGGAATTCATCCTGGTCAGTGCCGGCTTCGACATCGGCGCCGGCGATCTCCTGGGAGGCATGCGGGTCACTCGGGAGGAGTTCGGCTGGATCGCGGCGGAGCTGCTGGACATGGCCCGGGCTCATTGCGGTTCACGCATCGCCTTCGTTCTCGAAGGAGGCTACAACCTCCGCGTCCTGGCGGACGGCGCCGAGGAGATCCTCGGACGCATGGCGGGGGAAAACGCATCCGAAGTTCCCCGTTTCCAGCTCTCCGACGCCTTGAGGAAAGAGCTCGAACCGGTTTTCCGGGCTTCCTCCCACCGCTGGAATTTCTAATCTGCTTTTTTGTCCTCAGAAGAGGGCGGCGTCATCTGAGAAGGACAACCAAAAACCGCCGAACACGTTCCTTCCCCGGGCGAAAAACACTTTACCTTGGCATGTTTCTTGCTTATATTGATATTGGAGTAAGGAGATACGCCCATGAGAAAACTATTTGCGATCGCCGTTATCCTGGCTGTTCCGGCCGCCTTATTGGCGACGGACGAACCCAAATACACCAATGAGACCGTGGCTCGCTTGAGCTACGTCGAAGGCCAGACCTTCATTCAGAGAGCCTCGGATCTCGGCTTCGAAGAAGGGATCCTGAACATGCCCATCATTGAGGGCGACAGGATCGCCGCCTCGGACGGACGCACGGAAGTCCATATCGGCCGCGGCAACTACCTCCGGATGGACCAGGAGACCAAAATCGACATTCTGAATCTTCCCAAGAAAGGCGAGGATCTCGTACGATTTCGCGTCTGGTCGGGAAGCGTGTTTGTCGACATCGGCCGCCTGGCGGGAGAAAAAACCATCGAAATCCACACGGCCGACGCCTCGTTCTATATTCTGGAAACCGGCCTCTACCGCGTCGATGTCCTGGAAACCGGGAAAACCGAATTTCTGGTCTACCGCGGACTGGCGGAAGCGGCGGGACAGGAAGGGTCTTCGCTCATCAAAGCCTCCCAGAGAATCACGGCCTCCGAGGGTCGTTTCACATCGCGTCCCGCCTTGTTCATCGCCACAGCCGACGACGGGTTCGATGTTTGGAACGAGGAACGGAGCCGGGACCTCCGCAAAGAATTCGCTCAGCGCTATCTCCCCGAGGAACTTGAGGATTTTGAGGATGAACTTCTGCGGCACGGCCGTTGGGTGAACATCCCCCCTTACGGCATGGTCTGGGTTCCCATGGGCGTTGACGACGATTGGCGCCCCTATCATTACGGACGCTGGATGTGGCTTCCGATTTCCGGATGGACCTGGCTTCCCTATGAACCCTGGGGCTGGGCGACATTCCATTACGGCCGGTGGCATTGGGCCGTGGGTTACGGATGGTACTGGATTCCGACATCCTTCTGGGGCCCGGCCTGGGTTAACTGGTGGTGGGATCCCTATTACTATGGATGGGCTCCCATGAGCTGGTACGGTTATCCCGGAGTCTTGTACGGCGGCCGGTATTACGGACGATACTATGGGGATATTTATCCCTACGGATCGAGAGCGCTGACCGTTGTCCGCAAGGACCAGCTCAAGGCGACGAACATCTCCCGGGCGGCCTTGCGGGACGACGGCCTGCGAACACTGACATCCATGAATCTCTCCAGCGCGAATCTTCCCCATCGGCCCGAACGCGGCGGCATTTCCATCCAGCCGATTGAAGGCGACCGGAAGATTCTTCTTCGGAAAGAAACCGGAACGGGCCTCCGGGACGCCGGAACGGCCGGGACCCGTCCCGCTCTCAGGCAACCCGATGCGCCGGCGCGGACGGATGCGCCCGGACGTGTGACAACGCCGGAAACCAAAACCGGCGCCGGAGAACGGGGCACGGCGCCTCCGCAGGAACGGAGAATCCGCCGGAATGACGACTCGCCGGAAACGGCCCGGACCGCCGCCGTATCCGAACGCCCTGGGGCGGCTTCGAGATCCATTCACGGTTATCCCTCTTCCCCCGCCATTCGGGGAAGAAGCACGGAATCGGACCGGTCGGGATCCGCGGTCGGGTCAGCCGTTCGGAGAATCAACAGCAGTTCCTCAAGCCGAAGCCGGATTTCGGACGACAGGCGGACATCGTCTTCTTCCTCGCGTTCGGGAACCGTGAGCCGGGGTTCGTCGTCATCCTCTTCGTCACGCTCGGGATCCGGATCGGTCAGCCGGGGCTCTTCATCCTCCGGTTCTTCGAGCGGTTCAGGGCCAACGCGGTCCGGGTCTTCGGGATCGAGTTCGGGTTCGCGATCAGGGTCTTCGAGCGCAGGCTCCGGAAGCATCAAGAAAAAATAACCTGATCCGGGATCAGTGTTCTTCGGAGGCTTTTTCGGCCCCGTAATAATCCCGGGTTTTCATGTGATCTTCCAGGGTGCAGAACCGCTGCGGTTCCGTGCCCGGAATGAAAACTTCACGGAAGGGAAACAGGCAGACGGGTGAGACCAGAAGCCCGGTTTTCCGGTCGATATCGGCGAAACTGAGGTTGGGAGGGATTTCGAACACTTCCGGGATGAGTTCCTCGCCGGCCTCGGCGGCCGCCGCTTTTTTATCCTCGATCACTTTCCGGAAAAATTCCATCCAGACGGGAAGTGCGGCCACGGCGCCGGTTTGCCTCGGGCCGAGCGGAATCTGGTTGGTGTCGTAACCCATCCAGACTCCTGCGGCGAGCGTGGGAGAAAATCCCAGAAACCAGGCATCCGTGAACTGGTCCGTCGTTCCCGTTTTACCGCCCAGCGGCCAATTCAGACTTCGGGCCGCCCCGGCTGTCCCTCTCTGGACGACGCCCTGGAGAAGAGATGTCATGATATAGGCCGTCTGGGGGGAAATCACTTCCTCGGTTTCCATCCGGTTTTCCTCCAGGATGTTTCCGTCCTTGTCCTCGATCCGCAGGATGAACCGGGGTTTGACCCGAACGCCCTTGTTGGGGAAAACGGAAAATCCCGAGACCATCTCCATCAGGGTGACGCCGAACGTCCCCAGGCTGAGGGACAAATAGGGATAGAGGGTCGATGTGATTCCGAAGCGGCGGCAATAGGTCACACCCGTCTGGGGAGAGACATAGTCCAGGAGTCTGGCCGTGATGACGTTGCGCGATTCTTCAAGGCCCTTGCGCAGCGTCACGGCGCCCTTGTAGACGCGGTCGTAATTCCGGGGTGTCCAGGGTTCTTCCGACCATCGATCCTCGAATGTGACGGGCTCGTCGACCAGGACGCTGGCCGGAGTAAAACCGTTTTCAATGGCCGCCGTGTAGAGGAAGGGCTTTATGGCCGATCCGGTCTGTCGCGTGGCCTGAGTCGCCCGGTTCCACTGGCTCCGGCTGAAGGAATATCCGCCGACCATGGCCCGGACATGCCCGGTCAGGGGATCGACGGCCAGAAAGGCGCCCTCGACAAGAGGCTCCTGCTCCAGTGTGACACGCAGCTCTTTTTTATCCTCATCGACG harbors:
- a CDS encoding DUF6600 domain-containing protein, producing MRKLFAIAVILAVPAALLATDEPKYTNETVARLSYVEGQTFIQRASDLGFEEGILNMPIIEGDRIAASDGRTEVHIGRGNYLRMDQETKIDILNLPKKGEDLVRFRVWSGSVFVDIGRLAGEKTIEIHTADASFYILETGLYRVDVLETGKTEFLVYRGLAEAAGQEGSSLIKASQRITASEGRFTSRPALFIATADDGFDVWNEERSRDLRKEFAQRYLPEELEDFEDELLRHGRWVNIPPYGMVWVPMGVDDDWRPYHYGRWMWLPISGWTWLPYEPWGWATFHYGRWHWAVGYGWYWIPTSFWGPAWVNWWWDPYYYGWAPMSWYGYPGVLYGGRYYGRYYGDIYPYGSRALTVVRKDQLKATNISRAALRDDGLRTLTSMNLSSANLPHRPERGGISIQPIEGDRKILLRKETGTGLRDAGTAGTRPALRQPDAPARTDAPGRVTTPETKTGAGERGTAPPQERRIRRNDDSPETARTAAVSERPGAASRSIHGYPSSPAIRGRSTESDRSGSAVGSAVRRINSSSSSRSRISDDRRTSSSSSRSGTVSRGSSSSSSSRSGSGSVSRGSSSSGSSSGSGPTRSGSSGSSSGSRSGSSSAGSGSIKKK